In Lacerta agilis isolate rLacAgi1 chromosome 8, rLacAgi1.pri, whole genome shotgun sequence, one genomic interval encodes:
- the PTAFR gene encoding platelet-activating factor receptor: MIAATMSQKGESKNFSLLHVAKEDCHVDSEFRYTLFTVYYSIIFILGFIANSYVLWLFTRVYATKKLNEIKIFMVSLTTADLLFLITLPMWIVYYHYRGDWIMPSFLCNLAGYLFFVNTYCSVAFLGVITYNRYQAVTKPISAAQSTTRRRGIYVTIAIWVLIAGPSSYFLFGSGTTQEGHVTRCFERYDPESSNIPVLASHIVICICFFITFLIVVVCNASIIRTLLSQKPQARKSAHIRQRALYLVCTVMIVFVVCFVPHHIVDLPWTLMVLGKWDISCRSKRWWDHIHQVTLFLLGANCVLDPVIYCFLTKKFRKHLSENLKSIKDSRKCSRQTTETTVEGMVPMEESIRASIKP, encoded by the coding sequence ATGATTGCTGCAACCATGTCCCAAAAGGGTGAAAGTAAGAACTTCTCATTGCTTCACGTTGCGAAGGAAGATTGCCACGTGGATTCCGAGTTCAGATATACCCTGTTCACTGTCTACTATAGCATCATTTTTATTCTGGGCTTTATAGCCAACAGCTATGTCCTGTGGCTTTTCACACGGGTTTATGCTACGAAGAAACTAAACGAAATAAAGATATTCATGGTCAGCTTGACGACAGCCGACCTGCTCTTCCTGATCACGTTGCCAATGTGGATCGTATATTACCACTACAGAGGAGACTGGATCATGCCCAGCTTTTTGTGTAACTTGGCTGGTTACTTATTCTTTGTGAACACCTATTGCTCAGTTGCCTTCCTGGGGGTCATAACGTACAATCGGTACCAAGCAGTTACGAAGCCCATTTCGGCAGCTCAGTCTACCACGCGCAGAAGGGGCATCTATGTCACAATAGCTATCTGGGTCCTGATCGCGGGCCCTTCTTCATACTTCCTGTTTGGCAGCGGCACTACCCAAGAGGGGCATGTGACACGCTGTTTTGAGCGCTATGACCCAGAAAGCAGTAACATCCCTGTCCTTGCCTCCCACATCGTCATTTGCATTTGTTTCTTTATTACCTTCCTGATTGTCGTGGTATGCAATGCGTCCATTATCCGAACACTGCTGTCCCAAAAACCTCAAGCTCGGAAGAGCGCCCACATCAGGCAAAGGGCGCTCTATTTGGTGTGCACTGTCATGATTGTGTTTGTGGTATGTTTCGTGCCTCACCACATTGTGGACCTTCCCTGGACCTTGATGGTTCTGGGCAAATGGGATATAAGCTGTAGGAGCAAAAGGTGGTGGGATCACATCCATCAGGTGACCTTGTTCCTCCTGGGTGCCAACTGCGTTCTGGATCCTGTCATTTACTGCTTCCTCACCAAAAAGTTCAGAAAACACCTTTCTGAGAATTTGAAAAGCATAAAGGACAGTCGAAAGTGTTCCAGGCAAACAACAGAGACCACTGTGGAAGGGATGGTGCCGATGGAAGAGAGCATCCGTGCCTCCATCAAACCTTAA